One region of Rhodocaloribacter litoris genomic DNA includes:
- a CDS encoding family 20 glycosylhydrolase: protein MRLLLALCSLPLMLVACETPPESAPLRLTWGVVENRGQAFDFTLTLTNAGTAPWPASGWTLYFNSLRRILPESVPPEVTVEHVNGDLFRLFPTDAFPELAPGDSLTLTMQGQYWAIKRSDAPAGFYLIFEDDRDPVPVPVTVRPFTSERQTRRSPADVLPVPTAASVYRTNAALPPHPPETPPVIVPTPVRMTPGTGTFTLTPDTPIRHAEGLDGEAAFLAEALAPLLGTRPPVEPGTERRAGAVVLETGPVAVPGIATHDEAYRLAVTPEGIRIAGEGPAGVFYGVQSLRALLPVQAYAGPQPSLEVPALTLEDAPRFPYRGFHLDVARNFQPKEAVLKLLDLMAFYKLNRFHFHLTDDEGWRLAIPDLPELTDVGGRRGHTTDERDRLVPSYGSGPFPDHLPGSGHYTRDDFVEILRHATARHIEVIPEVDVPGHARAAIRAMEARHARLLAEDRPGEAAAYRLIDPDDASSYRSVQMWDDNVLNPCVPGTYRFLEAVFDALVAMYAEAGAPLTTVHIGGDEVPHGVWERSPACAALIAEDPALDGTDDLWDHFLRRTSDLLAARGLTTAGWEEIALAASSDHTAGVPNPGFARRGFRAYVWNTVWGWGAEDLAYRLANAGYPVVLSNAPHLYFDMAYDKHPEEPGFYWAGFTDTRAAFELVPFDLFKNARADALGRPLDPATFTGRARLTETGRRNILGLQGQLWGETLISPERLEYMAFPKLLGLAERAWAPEPAWARHDDPASRQAALAEAWSAFAHRLGRRELPRLDHLHGGVAYRLPPPGAVIENGLLHANVAFPGLTIRYTTDGTEPTATSTVYAGPVAVTGPVKLRTFDTRGRGSRTVEVHP, encoded by the coding sequence ATGCGCCTGCTTCTCGCCCTGTGCTCCCTCCCCCTCATGCTGGTCGCCTGTGAGACGCCCCCCGAATCCGCTCCCCTCCGGTTGACCTGGGGCGTCGTAGAGAACCGCGGCCAGGCTTTCGATTTCACACTCACGCTGACCAATGCAGGTACAGCCCCCTGGCCGGCTTCGGGCTGGACGCTGTACTTCAACAGCCTGCGGCGGATCCTGCCCGAGTCGGTACCGCCCGAGGTCACCGTCGAGCACGTCAACGGGGATCTGTTTCGCCTCTTCCCCACCGACGCTTTCCCCGAGCTCGCGCCGGGAGACAGCCTGACCCTGACGATGCAGGGGCAGTACTGGGCCATCAAGCGCTCGGACGCCCCTGCCGGATTCTATCTGATCTTCGAAGACGACCGTGATCCCGTCCCCGTGCCCGTCACCGTGCGCCCGTTCACGTCGGAGCGGCAGACGCGCCGCTCGCCGGCCGACGTGCTGCCCGTGCCGACGGCGGCCTCGGTGTACCGCACGAACGCCGCCCTCCCGCCGCACCCGCCCGAGACACCGCCCGTCATCGTCCCGACGCCCGTACGGATGACCCCGGGCACGGGCACCTTCACACTCACGCCCGACACCCCCATCCGCCACGCCGAAGGGCTCGACGGCGAGGCGGCCTTCCTGGCCGAGGCGCTGGCCCCGCTCCTGGGCACCCGCCCACCCGTCGAACCCGGCACGGAGCGCCGGGCGGGCGCCGTCGTTCTGGAAACCGGCCCGGTGGCGGTGCCGGGCATCGCAACGCACGACGAAGCCTACCGCCTGGCGGTCACGCCGGAAGGCATCCGCATCGCCGGAGAGGGGCCGGCCGGGGTGTTCTACGGCGTACAGAGCCTGCGGGCCCTCCTGCCCGTCCAGGCCTATGCCGGCCCGCAGCCGTCGCTCGAGGTGCCCGCCCTCACGCTCGAGGACGCCCCGCGCTTTCCGTACCGGGGCTTCCACCTGGACGTGGCCCGCAACTTCCAGCCGAAGGAGGCCGTCCTCAAGCTCCTCGACCTGATGGCCTTCTACAAGCTCAACCGGTTTCACTTCCACCTGACCGACGACGAGGGCTGGCGCCTGGCAATCCCCGACCTGCCCGAGCTGACCGACGTCGGCGGGCGGCGAGGCCATACCACCGACGAGCGCGACCGCCTTGTACCTTCCTACGGCTCCGGCCCCTTCCCGGACCACCTCCCCGGCAGCGGCCACTACACCCGCGACGACTTCGTCGAGATCCTTCGCCATGCGACGGCCCGCCACATCGAGGTCATCCCCGAGGTCGACGTGCCCGGTCACGCCCGGGCCGCCATCCGCGCGATGGAAGCCCGGCACGCCCGCCTGCTGGCCGAGGACCGTCCCGGCGAGGCGGCCGCCTACCGCCTCATCGACCCGGACGACGCCTCCTCCTACCGCTCCGTTCAGATGTGGGACGACAACGTCCTCAACCCCTGTGTCCCCGGTACGTACCGCTTCCTCGAAGCCGTCTTCGACGCGCTCGTCGCGATGTACGCCGAGGCGGGGGCACCGCTGACGACCGTCCACATCGGCGGAGACGAAGTTCCGCACGGTGTATGGGAACGCTCACCGGCGTGCGCCGCCCTGATCGCCGAAGACCCGGCCCTCGACGGCACGGATGACCTCTGGGACCACTTCCTCCGCCGCACGAGCGACCTGCTCGCCGCGCGTGGACTGACCACGGCCGGCTGGGAGGAAATCGCGCTGGCGGCCTCCTCCGACCATACCGCCGGCGTGCCGAACCCCGGCTTCGCCCGGCGCGGCTTCCGGGCCTACGTGTGGAACACCGTCTGGGGCTGGGGCGCCGAGGACCTGGCCTACCGGCTCGCCAACGCCGGCTACCCCGTCGTCCTGTCGAACGCTCCCCACCTCTACTTCGACATGGCCTACGACAAACACCCGGAAGAGCCGGGCTTCTACTGGGCCGGTTTCACCGATACGCGGGCGGCGTTCGAGCTGGTGCCGTTCGACCTGTTCAAGAATGCCCGGGCAGATGCGCTGGGGCGCCCGCTCGATCCCGCCACCTTCACCGGGCGCGCGCGCCTGACCGAGACCGGACGGCGCAACATCCTGGGCCTGCAGGGGCAGCTCTGGGGCGAGACCCTCATCTCGCCGGAGCGGCTCGAGTACATGGCGTTTCCGAAGCTGCTCGGCCTGGCCGAACGGGCCTGGGCGCCCGAGCCTGCCTGGGCCCGCCACGACGACCCCGCCAGCCGCCAGGCCGCGCTGGCCGAAGCCTGGAGCGCCTTCGCCCACCGCCTGGGCCGCCGCGAACTGCCGCGACTCGACCACTTGCACGGCGGCGTCGCCTACCGCCTGCCGCCACCCGGCGCCGTCATCGAGAACGGCCTGCTCCACGCCAACGTGGCCTT
- a CDS encoding FG-GAP repeat domain-containing protein has product MDPHAARANSTWLAPQRALLLTVLFATACGSSPPEEVPPLFSRVPPERSGITFVNRIVEDEGFNVLEYEYFYNGGGVVAGDVNGDGLPDLFFTANAGPNRLYLNRGDFVFEDVTEQAGLSGTDATRDTGVGTRTVPLVVAAYNDGPLAVFALLPSRPPS; this is encoded by the coding sequence ATGGACCCGCACGCTGCACGCGCAAACAGCACCTGGCTTGCCCCGCAACGGGCCCTTCTCCTGACGGTGCTCTTCGCAACCGCATGCGGGAGCAGCCCGCCGGAAGAGGTCCCGCCGCTTTTCTCCCGCGTGCCGCCGGAAAGGTCGGGCATCACTTTCGTCAACCGCATCGTCGAGGACGAAGGCTTCAACGTCCTCGAATACGAATACTTCTACAACGGGGGCGGAGTGGTCGCCGGGGACGTCAACGGCGACGGCCTGCCCGACCTTTTCTTCACCGCCAACGCCGGCCCCAACCGGCTCTACCTCAACCGGGGCGACTTCGTCTTCGAAGACGTCACCGAACAGGCCGGCCTCTCCGGCACCGACGCCACCCGGGATACCGGCGTCGGCACGAGGACGGTGCCCCTCGTTGTCGCCGCCTACAACGACGGCCCGCTGGCGGTCTTCGCGCTCCTGCCGTCCCGCCCCCCTTCGTGA
- a CDS encoding SusD/RagB family nutrient-binding outer membrane lipoprotein translates to MRTALKRAALLATAVLLLAGCDQDDRFTELNTNPTEASTIPPDFLFTTAELATAGTRYEQWRSNLIYPEAMIQHLAETWYTGDKYTTNADWLSALWTVSYNGNGDGQRAPIKLLVDLIYNNVDPECRQTQEIFTECPPFPATNVNKIAAARMLRVFVFQRLTDMYGDLPYFEAGMGFLRNIIAPRFDTQEEIYRDMLKELEQAVAQLDPAFPTYGSADVIYGGDVEKWRRFGNSLMLRLAMRLVKRDPALAQQWAQKAISGGLMQGIDDNFMVRHERGGSEGPNGLNTNGVGEVLSDFGRPKCTRTFVNHLKTTADPRLTVFCGIGGRLTSLEAQKGMPGGNDANTISDPSWPWHDPGFTSFADYSVPTDWVSSKTAPTFLLTYAEVAFLTAEAAVRWGIGGDPATHYASGVRASMQQLAFYEGAPEISAAEIDAYLAANPFDPGRALEQINTQIWITTFLQGHEAWANWRRSGYPVLEPVNWPGNVTGGRIPRRLGFWGDLVLNPNARTALERQGLSGQFDLSTPVWWDAP, encoded by the coding sequence ATGCGCACTGCCCTGAAACGTGCGGCCCTCCTGGCCACCGCCGTCCTGCTGCTGGCGGGCTGCGATCAGGATGACCGTTTCACCGAGCTGAACACGAACCCGACCGAGGCCAGCACCATCCCGCCGGACTTCCTCTTCACCACGGCGGAACTGGCCACGGCCGGCACCCGCTACGAACAGTGGCGCTCGAACCTGATCTACCCCGAGGCCATGATCCAGCACCTGGCCGAGACCTGGTATACCGGCGACAAGTACACCACCAACGCCGACTGGCTCTCGGCCCTGTGGACGGTCTCCTACAACGGCAACGGCGACGGGCAACGGGCCCCGATCAAGCTCCTCGTCGACCTGATCTACAACAACGTGGATCCCGAATGCCGCCAGACGCAGGAGATCTTCACCGAATGTCCCCCCTTCCCGGCGACCAACGTCAACAAGATCGCCGCGGCCCGGATGCTGCGCGTGTTCGTCTTCCAGCGCCTGACCGACATGTACGGCGACCTGCCCTACTTCGAGGCCGGCATGGGCTTCCTCCGGAACATCATCGCCCCCCGCTTCGACACGCAGGAGGAGATCTACCGGGACATGCTCAAAGAGCTGGAACAGGCCGTGGCCCAGCTCGACCCGGCCTTCCCCACCTACGGCTCGGCGGACGTCATCTACGGCGGTGACGTGGAGAAATGGCGGCGCTTCGGCAACTCGCTCATGCTCCGCCTGGCCATGCGCCTGGTCAAGCGGGACCCGGCCCTGGCCCAGCAATGGGCTCAGAAGGCCATCAGCGGCGGGCTCATGCAGGGCATTGACGACAACTTCATGGTGCGCCACGAACGGGGCGGCAGCGAGGGCCCCAACGGCCTCAACACGAACGGCGTCGGCGAGGTCCTCTCCGACTTCGGCCGGCCCAAGTGCACCCGCACATTCGTCAACCACCTCAAAACCACCGCCGACCCCCGCCTGACCGTCTTCTGCGGCATCGGAGGTAGGCTGACCTCACTCGAAGCACAAAAGGGCATGCCTGGCGGCAACGACGCCAACACGATCAGCGATCCGAGCTGGCCCTGGCACGACCCGGGCTTCACCAGCTTTGCGGACTATTCGGTGCCGACGGACTGGGTCAGCAGCAAAACGGCCCCCACGTTCCTGCTGACCTACGCCGAAGTCGCGTTCCTCACGGCCGAGGCCGCCGTGCGCTGGGGGATCGGCGGCGACCCGGCCACGCACTACGCCAGCGGCGTCCGCGCCTCCATGCAGCAACTGGCCTTCTACGAGGGCGCACCGGAGATCTCCGCCGCCGAGATCGACGCCTACCTGGCCGCCAACCCCTTCGACCCGGGCCGGGCCCTCGAACAGATCAACACCCAGATCTGGATCACTACCTTCCTACAGGGCCACGAGGCCTGGGCCAACTGGCGGCGCAGCGGCTACCCCGTCCTCGAACCGGTCAACTGGCCCGGCAACGTCACCGGCGGGCGCATTCCCCGGCGGCTCGGCTTCTGGGGAGACCTGGTCCTCAACCCCAATGCCCGGACGGCCCTCGAACGCCAGGGCCTCTCCGGCCAGTTCGACCTCTCTACACCTGTCTGGTGGGACGCACCCTGA
- a CDS encoding SusC/RagA family TonB-linked outer membrane protein, which yields MKRSVRRQSFLSLDPAPGDRLGRAGLFFLLLMLVPGLAWAQRFEVRGTVLSAADGSPLPGVNIVEVGTQTGTATDTDGHFRLIVSNPNATLAVSFVGFLTQTVPVNGQPELTIRLQEDVAALEEVVVTAFGIERQERAVGFSVGEINGEDLRQARENNVALSLSGKVAGVVVSKPASGPAGSSRVIIRGNTSLEGNNQPLYVVDGVPIDNSNLGSAGMWGGQDLGDGISSLNPDDIESISVLKGPAAAALYGTRAQNGVILITTKTGRATGLGGIGVEYNANVTFEDVLVRYDFQDEYGQGTRGQKPETQDEALSQAFSAWGARLDGSPVVQFDGVARPYASVGNNMDRFYRSALTNTNTLSLNGSIQNVAVRASFSRLHSESIVPNSGLERYTFSLRGTSDFGSRISADVKVNYVRDITNNRSELSDAPRNANWTVAFLPPNVNVETMKPGYCVGDPDPSKPICPQGTDENAEFRISESVFQQNPYWSALEFTADDTRDRLIGHAQLSYKLLDWLSVQGRVGQDWYKTRRTRVQPFGTAFIPRGSIDEVDWTVQERNYDFLFMADRPLTQDIRLNASFGGNKLQREFEQLSLNGSDFSIPGLETISNAAQTSNGFGVSKKEINSLYGSAEFSYRNYLFLTVTGRNDWSSTLPVNNNSYFYPSFSGSFVFSDALSMPSWLTYGKVRGSWAQVGGDTDPYRLSLTYALANFTHQGQPVGRIAQTSIPLADLKPSSHTGWEVGFETRLFDNRIGLDFTYYSSETSDQILSTTVPVTTGYNAKIINAGAIENRGVELLLNLTPVRTPALRWDLDVNFARNVSKVTELLGDPACAEPFPPEDVDCTQFLGSFDLGGRSRIASGSTMGIFAEVGRPYGIIKGFKYARDANGNIILDDAGLPVQGAFEELGNGNPDWTAGITNTFRYKNLTVSALIDISVGGEIFSGTNAQAYAAGLHKNTLEGRAECDAAGYAAPCWTAPGVVFPNGIPFESGDKGRDGLGPGDPGYPGPDEGEGNGRTREVFEAGTPNTTKVYPEDYYGRIVSQIAEEFVYDASYVKLRQLQVSYRLPTRWIARTPIRMATVSLVGRNLLILHKNIPNVDPESNLNVGNAQGTELAGVPQVRSIGFNVNLRF from the coding sequence ATGAAGCGTAGCGTACGACGGCAATCTTTTCTCTCCCTGGACCCGGCACCCGGCGACCGGCTGGGCCGGGCCGGCCTGTTCTTCCTCCTGTTGATGCTGGTGCCGGGGCTGGCCTGGGCCCAGCGGTTCGAGGTGCGCGGCACCGTGCTTTCAGCGGCCGACGGCTCCCCCCTGCCGGGGGTGAACATCGTCGAGGTGGGCACGCAGACCGGCACCGCCACCGACACCGACGGCCACTTTCGCCTGATCGTCTCCAACCCGAACGCCACGCTGGCCGTCTCCTTCGTCGGCTTCCTCACCCAGACCGTCCCCGTCAACGGGCAGCCGGAGCTGACGATCCGGCTCCAGGAGGACGTGGCGGCCCTCGAAGAGGTGGTCGTTACGGCTTTCGGGATCGAGCGGCAAGAGCGCGCCGTCGGCTTCTCGGTCGGCGAGATCAACGGGGAGGACCTGCGCCAGGCCCGGGAGAACAACGTGGCGCTTTCGCTCTCGGGTAAGGTGGCAGGCGTGGTCGTGAGCAAGCCCGCCTCCGGACCGGCCGGATCGAGCCGCGTCATCATCCGGGGGAACACGTCGCTCGAGGGCAACAACCAGCCGCTCTACGTGGTCGACGGCGTCCCGATCGACAACAGCAACCTGGGCAGCGCCGGCATGTGGGGAGGCCAGGACCTGGGCGACGGCATCTCCAGCCTCAACCCGGACGACATCGAGTCCATCTCGGTGCTCAAGGGCCCGGCGGCAGCCGCCCTCTACGGTACCCGCGCCCAGAACGGCGTCATCCTGATCACCACGAAAACCGGGCGTGCGACGGGCCTGGGCGGCATCGGCGTCGAATACAACGCCAACGTGACGTTCGAAGACGTGCTCGTCCGCTACGACTTCCAGGACGAATACGGGCAGGGCACGCGAGGACAGAAGCCGGAGACGCAAGACGAGGCCCTCAGCCAGGCCTTCAGCGCCTGGGGCGCCCGCCTGGACGGCTCCCCGGTCGTCCAGTTCGACGGCGTGGCCCGTCCCTACGCGTCCGTCGGCAACAACATGGACCGCTTCTACCGGTCCGCCCTTACCAACACGAACACCCTCTCGCTCAACGGCAGCATCCAGAACGTGGCGGTACGGGCCTCCTTCTCGCGCCTGCACAGCGAGAGCATCGTCCCCAACTCCGGCCTGGAGCGGTACACCTTCTCCCTGCGCGGCACCTCCGACTTCGGCAGCCGCATTTCGGCGGACGTGAAGGTCAACTACGTGCGGGACATCACCAACAACCGGAGCGAGCTCAGCGACGCCCCGCGCAATGCCAACTGGACGGTGGCCTTTCTCCCGCCGAACGTCAACGTCGAGACGATGAAGCCCGGCTACTGCGTGGGCGACCCGGATCCGAGCAAGCCCATCTGCCCGCAGGGCACCGACGAGAACGCCGAGTTCCGCATCAGCGAGAGCGTCTTCCAGCAGAACCCCTACTGGTCCGCCCTCGAGTTCACCGCCGATGACACGCGGGATCGCCTCATCGGCCACGCCCAGCTCAGCTACAAGCTGCTGGACTGGCTCTCCGTGCAAGGCCGCGTCGGGCAGGACTGGTACAAGACGCGCCGCACGCGGGTGCAGCCCTTCGGCACCGCCTTCATCCCCCGCGGCTCCATCGACGAGGTCGATTGGACGGTCCAGGAACGAAACTACGACTTCCTCTTCATGGCCGACCGGCCCCTGACGCAGGACATCCGCCTCAATGCCTCCTTCGGCGGGAACAAGCTGCAACGGGAGTTCGAGCAACTCAGCCTCAACGGCAGCGACTTCAGCATCCCCGGCCTCGAGACGATCTCGAACGCCGCGCAGACCAGCAACGGCTTCGGCGTCTCGAAGAAAGAGATCAACTCCCTCTACGGTTCGGCCGAGTTTTCCTACCGGAACTACCTTTTCCTGACCGTCACGGGCCGGAACGACTGGTCCTCGACGCTGCCGGTGAACAACAACTCGTACTTCTACCCCTCCTTCAGCGGCAGCTTCGTCTTCTCGGACGCCCTTTCGATGCCGTCCTGGCTCACCTACGGGAAAGTGCGCGGCAGCTGGGCCCAGGTCGGCGGCGACACCGATCCCTACCGCCTCAGCCTGACCTATGCCCTGGCCAACTTCACCCACCAGGGCCAGCCCGTCGGGCGGATCGCGCAGACGTCGATCCCGCTGGCCGACCTCAAGCCCTCGTCCCATACCGGCTGGGAGGTCGGCTTTGAAACCCGGCTCTTCGACAACCGGATCGGGCTGGACTTCACCTACTACAGCTCCGAGACGAGCGACCAGATCCTCAGCACGACGGTGCCCGTCACCACCGGCTACAACGCGAAGATCATCAATGCCGGAGCCATCGAGAACCGGGGCGTCGAGCTGCTGCTGAACCTGACGCCGGTACGCACTCCCGCCCTGCGCTGGGACCTCGACGTCAACTTCGCCCGCAACGTCAGCAAGGTGACCGAGCTGCTCGGCGACCCGGCCTGCGCCGAGCCGTTCCCGCCCGAGGACGTGGACTGCACCCAGTTCCTCGGCTCGTTCGACCTGGGCGGGCGTTCGCGCATCGCCAGCGGCAGCACCATGGGCATCTTTGCCGAGGTGGGGCGGCCCTACGGCATCATCAAAGGCTTCAAGTATGCCCGCGATGCCAACGGCAACATCATCCTCGACGACGCCGGCCTGCCCGTGCAGGGTGCCTTCGAAGAGCTGGGCAACGGCAACCCCGACTGGACAGCCGGCATCACCAACACGTTCCGCTACAAGAACCTGACGGTGAGCGCCCTGATCGACATCAGCGTCGGCGGAGAGATTTTCTCCGGGACGAACGCGCAGGCCTATGCCGCCGGCCTGCACAAAAACACGCTCGAAGGCCGGGCCGAGTGTGACGCCGCCGGCTACGCCGCACCGTGCTGGACGGCCCCGGGAGTCGTCTTCCCGAACGGCATCCCCTTCGAAAGCGGCGACAAGGGACGCGACGGCCTCGGCCCCGGCGACCCGGGTTATCCCGGCCCGGACGAAGGCGAAGGCAACGGCCGCACCCGCGAGGTCTTCGAAGCCGGTACCCCGAACACCACCAAGGTCTATCCCGAAGACTACTACGGGCGCATCGTCAGCCAGATCGCCGAGGAGTTCGTCTACGATGCCTCCTACGTCAAGCTGCGCCAGCTTCAGGTGAGCTATCGCCTGCCCACGCGCTGGATCGCCCGTACCCCGATCCGCATGGCGACCGTCTCGCTGGTGGGCCGCAACCTGCTCATCCTGCACAAGAACATCCCCAACGTCGACCCCGAGTCGAACCTGAACGTCGGGAATGCACAGGGTACCGAGCTGGCCGGCGTCCCGCAGGTCCGGAGCATCGGCTTCAACGTGAACCTGCGGTTCTGA
- a CDS encoding SLC13 family permease, protein MAPVLGWDAWITLGILLLMFVALLKELARPELILPGCLGLLLLFGVLTPEEAFAGFANKAVLAVGALFVIAAGLQHTGALQMADRLVFPRSTRRLSLVTARLMLTTAAMSAFLNNTPIVAMLIPRVRAWCEKTGVPVSKLMIPLSFGTIVGGMTTLIGTSTNLLVAGLMEASGHGSLGLFDLAGVGIPVALGVILYFALIGHRFLPDRSKARPRVEEGLRQCMFELRVAPGSPLAGLSVEEAGLRSLEDAYLVHLRRGEDIIPSSPQTLLREGDVLSFLGSALVLDRLLERPGLSRVQQEVAPTSHTTLPLYEAVVAPTSSLVGKSLREVGFREKYQGIVLGIYRHATTIEGPLSRVPLEAGDLLLIEARNGFDQRWNRQRDEFYLVAPRRPERVKLQTGKAPLALLILAGVILFAALDVADIVTTAFLGALAMIVTGCLRLQDARRAVDFPVLLVIAAALGIGMAVDRTGLAAAAAHLMIDKASVFGTIGVVAALFVATSLVTEVITNNAAAALTLGIGLAASQELGVPPEAFAVAVAVAASASFLTPIGYQTNLMVWSAGGYHFTDFIKSGLIVNLLVTIIAITMIGLLWL, encoded by the coding sequence ATGGCTCCTGTGCTAGGCTGGGACGCCTGGATCACGCTGGGCATCCTCCTGCTCATGTTCGTGGCGTTGCTCAAAGAGCTGGCTCGCCCGGAGCTGATCCTGCCGGGGTGCCTGGGCCTGCTCCTGCTCTTCGGCGTGCTCACGCCGGAAGAAGCCTTCGCCGGGTTCGCCAACAAAGCGGTCCTGGCCGTGGGTGCCCTCTTCGTCATCGCCGCCGGGCTGCAACACACGGGGGCGCTTCAGATGGCCGACCGGCTGGTTTTTCCCCGTTCCACACGGCGCCTGTCCCTCGTTACGGCACGTCTCATGCTGACAACCGCCGCAATGTCAGCCTTTCTCAACAACACCCCCATCGTGGCCATGCTCATCCCGCGCGTGCGGGCCTGGTGCGAGAAAACGGGCGTGCCCGTCTCGAAACTGATGATCCCCCTCTCGTTCGGCACCATCGTGGGCGGCATGACGACCCTCATCGGCACCTCGACGAACCTGCTGGTGGCCGGGCTCATGGAGGCCTCCGGCCATGGCAGCCTGGGCCTCTTCGATCTGGCCGGCGTCGGCATTCCCGTGGCCCTGGGCGTGATCCTGTACTTCGCCCTCATCGGGCACCGTTTCCTTCCCGACCGCAGCAAGGCCCGTCCCCGGGTTGAAGAAGGCCTGCGGCAATGTATGTTCGAGTTGCGCGTGGCTCCCGGCTCCCCGCTGGCCGGGCTGTCCGTCGAAGAAGCCGGGCTTCGCTCCCTCGAAGACGCCTACCTGGTCCACCTGCGCCGCGGAGAAGACATCATCCCGTCTTCGCCCCAGACCCTCCTTCGTGAGGGCGACGTGCTCTCGTTTCTGGGTAGCGCCCTGGTGCTGGACCGGCTGCTGGAGCGGCCGGGGCTGTCGCGGGTTCAGCAGGAGGTGGCCCCCACGTCCCACACCACCCTGCCGCTCTACGAAGCCGTCGTAGCGCCCACCTCCAGCCTCGTCGGCAAAAGCCTGCGGGAGGTGGGGTTTCGGGAAAAGTATCAGGGTATCGTGCTGGGCATCTATCGTCATGCGACGACGATCGAGGGGCCGCTGAGCCGCGTCCCCCTCGAAGCCGGAGACCTGCTGCTGATCGAAGCCCGCAACGGCTTCGACCAGCGATGGAACCGGCAACGGGACGAGTTCTACCTGGTGGCGCCCCGGCGTCCCGAAAGGGTGAAACTGCAGACCGGGAAGGCCCCGCTGGCCCTCCTCATCCTGGCCGGCGTCATCCTCTTCGCCGCCCTGGACGTGGCCGACATCGTAACGACGGCATTCCTCGGCGCCCTGGCCATGATCGTGACCGGCTGCCTGCGCCTTCAGGACGCCCGCCGGGCCGTCGACTTCCCGGTCCTGCTCGTCATCGCCGCCGCACTGGGTATCGGGATGGCCGTCGACCGCACCGGCCTGGCCGCCGCGGCGGCCCACCTCATGATCGACAAGGCTTCCGTCTTCGGGACGATAGGGGTCGTGGCGGCGCTCTTCGTGGCAACGAGCCTGGTCACCGAAGTGATCACGAACAACGCCGCCGCCGCCCTCACCCTGGGCATCGGCCTGGCGGCCTCCCAGGAGCTCGGCGTCCCGCCGGAGGCGTTCGCCGTGGCCGTGGCCGTGGCCGCCTCGGCCAGCTTCCTGACGCCCATCGGCTACCAGACCAACCTGATGGTCTGGTCCGCGGGCGGCTACCACTTCACCGACTTCATCAAGTCGGGCCTGATCGTCAACCTGCTCGTCACGATCATCGCGATCACGATGATCGGGCTGCTCTGGCTCTAG
- a CDS encoding SIR2 family protein, whose amino-acid sequence MSDDALDRLRAAFRANDLTLYLGAGVSVASGLPTWERLVLAMYFTAISRVHLPGWRPFPNYLFAIAEWQLAHREEPLEITARKIRLHYDNQDDFLADLRATLYAGFGDDPAYLALDPRELRSGNTTLDAVARLCEAGLAAGAGGVRAVVTYNYDCLLEVALNGRDVQPLWRPAPLRPGTLPIYHVHGYVPPSGEGSTASQIVFTEDQYHLAAQDAYSWSNLVQLHSMSGTVGLMIGLSLSDRNMRRLLDALTRTALPCEQYALLQMPPPRQPSEADLRAIHERAITYMERFERSGIKGVARKGPSWQEQIRGILEAVEQVGVEQNTKVLKELGVTPIWYKDHAEIPGLLAHLSG is encoded by the coding sequence ATGAGCGACGACGCCCTCGACCGCCTGCGCGCGGCCTTTCGTGCGAACGACCTGACCCTGTACCTGGGCGCAGGCGTCTCGGTCGCCAGCGGCCTGCCCACCTGGGAGCGCCTCGTGCTGGCGATGTATTTCACCGCCATCAGCAGGGTCCACCTGCCCGGCTGGCGTCCCTTTCCGAACTACCTCTTCGCCATCGCCGAGTGGCAACTGGCCCACCGCGAGGAGCCGCTCGAAATCACGGCCCGCAAGATCCGGCTGCACTACGACAACCAGGACGACTTCCTGGCCGACCTTCGAGCCACCCTCTATGCCGGCTTCGGCGATGACCCGGCCTACCTGGCCCTCGACCCCCGGGAGCTCCGGTCCGGCAACACCACCCTCGACGCCGTGGCCCGGCTCTGCGAGGCAGGCCTTGCAGCCGGGGCCGGAGGCGTCCGGGCTGTGGTCACCTACAACTACGACTGCCTGCTGGAGGTAGCCCTGAACGGCCGGGACGTGCAGCCGCTCTGGCGCCCGGCGCCCCTCCGGCCCGGCACGCTGCCCATCTACCACGTCCACGGCTACGTGCCCCCTTCGGGCGAGGGCTCAACCGCCAGCCAGATCGTCTTCACCGAGGACCAGTACCATCTGGCCGCACAGGACGCCTACTCCTGGTCGAACCTGGTGCAACTCCATAGCATGTCCGGCACGGTCGGGCTCATGATCGGGCTCTCCCTCTCGGACCGTAACATGCGGCGGCTGCTCGACGCGCTCACGCGCACCGCCCTGCCCTGCGAGCAATACGCCCTGCTGCAGATGCCCCCGCCACGCCAGCCCTCCGAAGCCGACCTGCGCGCCATCCACGAACGCGCCATCACCTACATGGAGCGCTTCGAGCGAAGCGGCATCAAGGGCGTGGCCCGGAAGGGACCGAGCTGGCAAGAACAGATCCGGGGCATCCTGGAGGCCGTCGAGCAGGTGGGCGTCGAGCAGAACACGAAGGTGCTGAAAGAGCTCGGCGTCACGCCGATCTGGTACAAGGATCACGCGGAAATCCCCGGCCTCCTGGCCCATCTCTCCGGCTGA